The genomic interval ACGGGGATTGCAACCACATATACAACTGCAAATGCAATATTCCCGATTTGCTTCATTCTGAAGCCCCACTCACTTCATCCACGCTGCAGTTCTTCAGGGAAAGCTGTAAAATCACGTCAGTTGCAGTGGTCACATATCCGCCCAACAGCGCACTGGCCACTGCCGCATCAGGAACCGCCTTCACCAATCCCCCTCCAAAGATACCACCGTACGCTCCCGCAATTGCTGATAGTCCCGCAGATGCAATATCCACTTCTTCTCGCCTACCAAAGACTTTTTCAAGGTTTTGGGACGTGAGATTACCTAATCCAGCAGCGAGTGCACCCGCTCCAATCGAGCCAATTAGGCCAACGCCGCTCCCAGCTGTCGCCCCCGACAACGCACCCACTCCAACCTGAAGCGCCAGCTCCCAACCTCGTGCGCCGGAAGAATACGCCTGCGCACCGGATACAGCAGCACCAATCACTGCACCAATCAAGATAAACGGATTCTTTCCGTCAATATCAATACAATTCACCGGATCATTCCCGCAGTAGGCGTAGATGTTCGGATCCCCGCCGTCGAAGAGGATCGGGTCCTTGCCGGTCCAGCGGCCGGTGAAGGGGTCGTAATCGCGGGCGCCGAAGTGGACGAAGGCGCCGACTTCCATGTCGCCGGCCTGGGTGGGCACGGTGAGGTGGTTCTGCATCCCGCCGGCGAAGCCGAAGGGCTGAAAACCCGGATTGGTGTTCTGCAGGACCCGGCCGAATTCGTCGTAGTCGATGCGCTGGGCAATGGCGCCGGAGGCGACATCGACGACGAGCCGCACGCTGCCCGGGCCTGCCCTGAGCGGCGTCGAAGGGTGGTCGCTGATGATGCGGTAGGTTCCCAGACGGCCGCCCCACTGATCGTAGGCGATCATGTAGTCGGGCACGTGGGCGCCGCCCCCCAACGAAAAAGGCGAGTCCATCGGACTCGCCTTCGTGTTTGCTGCTTGGATTGCGCCGGAATTACTCGGCATTTTCCGAGTAGGAGGCGCCTTCGGCGGCGGGGGCGGCGTCGATCTCGTTCACGCGTTCTTTCAGCTCTTTGCCGACCTTGAAGAACGGCAGGCGCTTGGGCGGAACGTGGATGGCCTCGCCCGTCTTGGGGTTGCGACCGGTGTACGCATCGTAATAGCGGTTCTCGAAGCTTCCGAAACCACGGATCTCAATGCGCTCCCCGCTCTTCAGCGCGTCGATCATCTGCTCGAAGATCGCGTTGACGATCTTCTCCGCCTTGATGAGCGGGAGTTTCTGACGTTCAGCCAGAGCCTGGATGAGCTCAGACTTGTTCATCGGCCCTCCGGGACATGTTGAAGGGTTGAGGTTCAAGGTCCCAATTCCGAATATCCTCTTTAATTATCAGCCCTTGCGTACTTTGTCAAGGATTTCAGGGGGTTACGAGAGCTCGCTCCCTGACGAAAATACCAATGATTTCAATGAGTTAAAGAAAAACCCCGCAGCGGGCAAGCCGCTGCGGGGTTTTTGTCAATCGTTTCAGAGGGTTAGGGCGCCTGCTCGGGCGTGCCCTGCTTGAGGATCACGAACTCCACGCGGCGGTTGCGGGCCTGCTTTTCCTTCGTGTCGTCGGGGAATACCAGCGGCACTTCCTCGCCGTAGCCCACGGCGGTCAGGCGGCTGGCTTCCACGCCCTGCTGGATGAGGAACTGGCGAACCGATGCGGCGCGGCGCTCGGAGAGCTTCTTGTTGTAGGCGTCGTTGCCGCGCGAATCGCTGTGGCCGCCGATCTCGACAAGCTGCAGGTGCGGGTTCTCCTTGAGCACGTCGGCAATTTCGACCAGCACGGGGAAGGACTGTTCGAGAACGGTGGCCTTGCCCGTGGTGAAGAAGATCTTCTGGGAGATCTCGATGCGGTTGTCCTTGATCTCAACGAACTTCTTCTTCTTGATCTCGGGCTTCTTCTTGAGCACGAAGTCGTGGACCAGGATCTGCGCGGGCTGCAGCGTGAAGCTGTGCGCTTCGGGGAAGTAGCCCGGCGCGCTGGCCTCGGCGCGATGCTCGCCGGCGGGAAGCTCCATCACGAACTGGCCGACGCCCTCTTCGGTCGTGCGGGAGTTTTCGGTGCCGAACATGGTGACCTTCGCGGCAAGGAACTGGCCGTCGATGGACTGGACCGTGCCGCGGTAGGTGCCGATGGCGGCTTCCTCAACCTCTGGCACGAGGTAGAAATCCTGGGTGATTGTCTGGCCGGCCACCACGACGGGCGCCGCCGAACGGGGGATGTAGCCCTCACGCTCGACGCGCAGCTCGACCGGACCGGCAGGCAGTTCGAACGTGGTGTAGGCGCCCGAGTCCTTGTTCGTCACGATCGTGCTCAGGTCGCGGTCGGGGAAAGAGACAAATGCCTTTCCAATCGGCAGGTTCGAGTTGGCGTCGTAGACGATGCCGGTGACCTTGCCGGTGGTGGAAACCGCCACGGCGCGCTCTTCGGGAACGATGAGCGGCGGCGGAGGCGGCGGCGGCTTGGGCACGAATACGTAACTGGCCCCCATGATCAGGTTCCAGTCGGGAAGTACGGAGACGGTG from Chrysiogenia bacterium carries:
- a CDS encoding RHS repeat-associated core domain-containing protein, which translates into the protein MPSNSGAIQAANTKASPMDSPFSLGGGAHVPDYMIAYDQWGGRLGTYRIISDHPSTPLRAGPGSVRLVVDVASGAIAQRIDYDEFGRVLQNTNPGFQPFGFAGGMQNHLTVPTQAGDMEVGAFVHFGARDYDPFTGRWTGKDPILFDGGDPNIYAYCGNDPVNCIDIDGKNPFILIGAVIGAAVSGAQAYSSGARGWELALQVGVGALSGATAGSGVGLIGSIGAGALAAGLGNLTSQNLEKVFGRREEVDIASAGLSAIAGAYGGIFGGGLVKAVPDAAVASALLGGYVTTATDVILQLSLKNCSVDEVSGASE
- a CDS encoding integration host factor subunit beta — its product is MNKSELIQALAERQKLPLIKAEKIVNAIFEQMIDALKSGERIEIRGFGSFENRYYDAYTGRNPKTGEAIHVPPKRLPFFKVGKELKERVNEIDAAPAAEGASYSENAE
- a CDS encoding OmpA family protein, which gives rise to MGINRELQGRRGAASCIIALVVALLSVLATTAHAQEGVRRPAVPSLNGSIGLFRTLSAEALPEGSITLSLHGEFFTADGFTFPNTSTSRLAADLAGSWHPYAFEAFEQPFQTEISLGWRAAAVKFKNDGSILTDTNSLLQVSSLSLYMKLTRARTAEDDKELYSYGVGLGFSIPSKVDAIGPDFGQTSLALDGLFTVDFQAHDDDWVPVKLHANIGLFYNNTSATEGFIPGLGVSDSNTILRFALGESTYNQIRFRLGAEYSHRVFTPFLEWNMNAQTTLPPGLGIFDSPMSLIPGVRIRPTPAVNVSLGVEIALAQAARPTVSVLPDWNLIMGASYVFVPKPPPPPPPLIVPEERAVAVSTTGKVTGIVYDANSNLPIGKAFVSFPDRDLSTIVTNKDSGAYTTFELPAGPVELRVEREGYIPRSAAPVVVAGQTITQDFYLVPEVEEAAIGTYRGTVQSIDGQFLAAKVTMFGTENSRTTEEGVGQFVMELPAGEHRAEASAPGYFPEAHSFTLQPAQILVHDFVLKKKPEIKKKKFVEIKDNRIEISQKIFFTTGKATVLEQSFPVLVEIADVLKENPHLQLVEIGGHSDSRGNDAYNKKLSERRAASVRQFLIQQGVEASRLTAVGYGEEVPLVFPDDTKEKQARNRRVEFVILKQGTPEQAP